One Saccharomycodes ludwigii strain NBRC 1722 chromosome VI, whole genome shotgun sequence DNA segment encodes these proteins:
- the PTC7 gene encoding type 2C protein phosphatase PTC7 (similar to Saccharomyces cerevisiae YHR076W | PTC7 | Phosphatase type Two C), which yields MFRLTIGFGRKSTFLIILIITIIFPVLISLLFSLLYPTSSISLLTNNNIINNLSSSYSLFLGITTSFYNKLYNATTHSSANNAYFKRTFFNSAFNASSNSSGSSSSNFANNTISAFNYKVSVAYQPKDRSDPIYEKVLVAKNSPTGEDNYFINQRESNDLFCGVADGVGGWIEMGEDSSAISRELCSKLSEFSNKDKFSSTTKQLLIESFNEVVKEGVVKAGSTTCIAAHLKPNGELEVSNLGDSWCGVFRNDSLVYHTNFQVLSFNAPYQLSIIPKYILDSAKTKGSGFIRNTPEEADDYKFQLMKNDVVILATDGVTDNVDTGDLANFLRDNEISTKTQSQENLDRITKDLVGKTVALSKDPQFPSIFSQELSKITGANYVGGKEDDITLVLVKVE from the coding sequence ATGTTTAGACTAACCATTGGCTTTGGAAGAAAAAGTAcgtttttaattattcttattataaCCATTATTTTCCCAGTTTTAATCTCATTGctgttttcattattataccCCACATCGTCAATTTCATTACTaacaaataacaacataattaataatttgtcATCATCTTATTCATTGTTTTTAGGAATTACAACTTCTTTCTACAACAAACTTTACAATGCCACAACCCATAGTTCTGCCAATAATGCATATTTTAAGAGaacttttttcaattccgCATTCAACGCTAGCAGCAATTCAAGTGGATCAAGTAGTTCAAATTTCGCCAATAATACCATATCAGCATTCAATTATAAAGTTTCAGTTGCATACCAGCCAAAGGATCGTAGTGACCCAATATATGAAAAAGTACTAGTAGCTAAGAATTCACCAACTGGCGAAGACaactattttattaaccAAAGGGAATCTAACGATTTATTTTGTGGTGTCGCCGATGGTGTTGGTGGGTGGATTGAAATGGGAGAAGATTCAAGTGCCATATCCAGAGAACTATGCAGTAAATTAAGCGAATTCTCCAATAAAGACAAATTTTCATCAACCACTAAACAACTATTAATTGAAAGTTTTAATGAGGTAGTTAAAGAGGGTGTTGTTAAGGCAGGCAGCACTACTTGTATTGCTGCTCATTTGAAACCAAACGGGGAGCTAGAAGTTTCTAATTTGGGCGATTCTTGGTGCGGTGTTTTCAGAAATGACAGCTTAGTTTACCACACCAACTTCCAAGTACTATCCTTTAATGCACCATATCAACTAAGTATTATTCCCAAGTATATCTTGGATTCGGCTAAAACGAAAGGGAGTGgttttattagaaatacACCTGAAGAAGCAGATGATTATAAATTccaattaatgaaaaatgacGTTGTTATCTTGGCTACCGACGGTGTTACCGACAACGTCGATACTGGCGATCTAGCCAACTTTCTACGTGATAATGAGATTAGCACCAAGACACAATCCCAAGAAAATCTAGATAGAATTACCAAGGATTTAGTCGGTAAAACAGTTGCGCTAAGTAAAGACCCACAGTTCCCAAGTATTTTTTCTCAagaattatcaaaaattacTGGTGCCAATTATGTTGGTGGCAAAGAAGACGATATTACATTAGTCCTAGTTAAAGTAGAATAG
- the YHB1 gene encoding flavohemoglobin (similar to Saccharomyces cerevisiae YGR234W | YHB1 | Yeast flavoHemogloBin), whose amino-acid sequence MLSASTRSIIKATIPVLEQHGVEITKNFYKNMLSENPKLLDIFNKRNQMTGAQPTALAMTVLAAAKHIDDLTVLLPQVTQIGYKHRALQVQPEHYPIVGKYLIRSIKEIVNPPQEILTAWKEAYQVIADIFIGVEKDMYAKELWKGWEKFTIINKLSTNKSGSIVEFVVKPLSSKVFGNNGKSSKIFEPGQYITVRTKPPTGNDGHYALRHYSICDIETPGVFKFAVKLADKGLVSHYLIDDVNVGDEIELSAPSGDFSLDHSLLNKDEYPLIFMSSGSGATPLISMLQEQVMKGSPTRPIVWIQTNKSELEQPFAETIERELSKLKNSENIQIYTNQNMGRIDAKFLEEKNIVRSKADIYICGSLSFMNDIIGLLEAEKETHDYHRLHYEPFGPKMSIA is encoded by the coding sequence atgCTATCAGCTTCTACTCGTTCTATCATCAAGGCCACTATCCCAGTCTTGGAACAACATGGCGTGGAAATCACAAAGAATTTctacaaaaatatgttaTCTGAAAACCCAAAATTGCTcgatatttttaacaaaagaaatcaGATGACTGGTGCGCAACCAACTGCCTTAGCCATGACCGTTTTGGCAGCCGCTAAGCACATAGATGATTTAACCGTTTTATTACCTCAAGTGACTCAAATCGGTTATAAACACAGAGCTTTACAGGTTCAACCAGAACATTATCCAATTGTAGGTAAGTATTTAATAAGATCTATAAAGGAAATAGTCAACCCACCACAAGAAATCTTAACTGCTTGGAAAGAAGCGTACCAGGTTATTGCTGACATATTCATTGGTGTAGAAAAGGATATGTATGCAAAAGAATTGTGGAAGGGCTGGGAAAAatttacaataataaataaattatcaaCCAATAAAAGTGGTTCTATTGTTGAGTTTGTTGTCAAACCGTTAAGTTCCAAAGTATTCGGCAATAACGGAAAATCTTCTAAGATTTTTGAACCTGGGCAATATATTACAGTTAGAACTAAGCCACCTACTGGAAATGATGGTCACTATGCTTTACGTCATTATTCCATTTGTGATATTGAGACACCTGgtgttttcaaatttgcTGTTAAATTAGCTGACAAAGGGCTGGTCTCtcattatttaattgatgATGTTAATGTTGGTGATGAAATCGAATTGAGTGCACCCTCTGGTGATTTCAGCTTAGATCATTCCCTGTTAAACAAGGATGAATATCCGTTAATTTTCATGTCTTCTGGTTCTGGAGCAACTCCGTTGATATCAATGTTACAAGAACAGGTGATGAAGGGTAGTCCAACAAGACCAATTGTCTGGATTCAAACTAATAAAAGTGAATTAGAACAACCGTTCGCAGAAACAATTGAACGTGAATTGAGCAAACTAAAAAACTctgaaaatattcaaatttaCACAAACCAAAACATGGGACGTATTGATGCAAAGTttttagaagaaaaaaatattgtaagAAGTAAAGCagacatatatatttgtggATCACTTTCATTCATGAATGATATAATTGGTTTGTTGGAAGCTGAAAAGGAAACACATGACTATCATAGATTACACTATGAACCATTTGGTCCTAAAATGAGCATTGCTTag
- the HMS1 gene encoding Hms1p (similar to Saccharomyces cerevisiae YOR032C | HMS1 | High-copy Mep Suppressor) — MNGNSSYFSDADTFLSSLQESINNNDNSTKALKNKNNSKLNTNPNNGDSITYNPDTITNNNNNIPYPINKTTRFDTYTDIDQVYNNNNNNNNNNNEYMKPQTDFYSDNNNANNMDYDYDDDNLSNESGGYNSRSNTISFQFNHNMNSLNQTLQPISDTSITMPIIDNGNTGNVTVPNAGDFFALNNQANGNGNNNTNIISNMSSEMHSSASSSSSGGNNHINSVPITTLTQKDKEFITRTLSNNVMSNSTVKNNKNNNYNSNVGVSNSLKKNLSSDNTPTNVDLNSQFHLTPEMMDEILLTGDNPTATKIPGANITKSKSRKNIKGNNNKIVAGLKTVSNSRSNSINKINNKRSKSLQKYSNSAVSALNSNSDEDFDDLDEDLDEDLDEMDELDLQDNKFNSGTTTLNRSAASLVSPINSKKNANISYATEMDKYNSADSSGNNTTGAHIGADGSIRTGRRRKKERVSHNIIEKKYRNNINEKILKFREIVPTLHIAQKRECGDTIEESDYISLEGLEPARKMNKASILSKTIEYIHHLENKSALLTSENNQLKKMIYGGSPGNAINPNTANNNMSLQKQQLRLLRNNNSNINTRANNNMYIPDNNTLNTNDNNNTNSFQTASNIINNIPINSSVNSITSGGVGGEGGSNITFNNTHSTRSVDYTGGDLKTISNNNNQFDGPGMNNSKSANIKNTGSSGLSSASSSMNSSPNPAFHSPVTGRYANAYPEQSPQAQTGNNVNTNSTNNNNNNNNSTLGSKILMGGMAIAMGTNIFGENGDFNNTKSLFAFPMVQYSSIDGFAINSGDISIACSLLSFFRIALFVYLICKFIEPLVLRAFVPQTLGDITDKANSNFIVGNNSSLISYEDFISFQHPLRSLLRLWFNNQFKYTMNSIEYLEANIARLFLYRMSNIPILSTNFCIDSRWDLLVKYVRESKVSIPESLQNDWCRIKNILAIPRNYSIYSTFLYSKLETRDHTSLLSLDEFIAIVSDHCFKIRVYAVTCRHLSQLLALSKKATGIIRKNNKTNEDECANPVVKYTDETVSCLLLPSGKNIYELLSHLKLIEQQQIKDSENKLDTNSVLVLYSSIIQLDHNLQKNKQRNLYFLEKLVNITTQSDFHIDPIGAAAIFKALYYKFDESITEQKIIFITEYEKNIWLELTQILRVWLNTDISCVFLNCREAIIEYLVNLTFRLGKGDDKSFISIVHQEVMGNDDFITNENDSDTEDREGTIINNRKDDVANNETISVFSKDDKNSMERVRIEGDSK, encoded by the coding sequence ATGAATGGTAACAGTAGTTATTTTTCAGATGCTGATACTTTCTTAAGTTCACTACAAGAAAGTATAaacaacaatgataatagtaCCAAAGCTCTTAAAAACAAGAACAACAGTAAGCTAAATACTAACCCCAATAATGGTGACAGTATAACTTATAATCCAGACACTATAactaacaacaataataatattccaTACCCTATTAATAAAACCACAAGATTTGACACTTATACAGATATTGATCAAGtatataacaacaacaacaacaacaacaacaacaataatgaatATATGAAACCACAAACTGATTTTTACAGTGATAACAATAACGCTAATAATATGGATTATGATTATGACGATGATAATTTATCCAATGAAAGTGGCGGATACAACAGTCGTAGCAATACCAtatcttttcaatttaatcATAACATGAATAGCTTAAATCAAACACTACAACCCATTTCTGATACTAGTATCACAATGCCAATTATCGATAATGGGAATACTGGTAATGTCACTGTTCCAAATGCAGGTGATTTTTTTGCGCTTAATAATCAGGCTAACGGAAACggcaacaataatactaatattatttctaatatGTCTAGTGAAATGCATAGCAGTGCTAGTAGCAGCAGCAGCGGTGGCAATAATCATATCAATTCTGTTCCTATTACAACTTTGACtcaaaaagataaagaatTTATTACGCGTACTTTATCAAATAATGTAATGAGTAACTCCACTgtgaaaaacaacaaaaacaacaattacAACAGCAACGTTGGTGTTTCGAAttcattgaaaaaaaacctaTCTAGTGACAACACTCCAACGAATGTGGATTTAAATTCTCAGTTTCATCTAACTCCTGAAATGATGGatgaaatattattgactGGCGATAATCCTACAGCCACTAAGATTCCTGGTGCCAATATTACTAAAAGCAAATCTAGAAAGAATATCAAGggtaacaacaacaaaattgTAGCTGGTCTAAAAACTGTGAGCAACAGCAGGAGCAATagcattaataaaataaacaacaaaagaagCAAGTCATTACAGAAATATTCGAATAGTGCTGTTAGTGCTTTGAATAGCAACAGCGATGAAGATTTCGACGATTTAGATGAAGATTTGGACGAAGATTTAGATGAGATGGACGAATTAGATTTGCAAGACAACAAATTTAACAGTGGTACTACGACACTAAATAGGTCCGCCGCTTCGTTAGTATCGCCCATTAACTCCAAGAAAAATGCCAATATTTCTTACGCAACTGAAATGGACAAATACAACTCTGCAGACAGCTCAGGAAACAATACAACTGGTGCTCATATTGGTGCTGACGGTTCTATTCGTACAGGGAGAAggaggaaaaaggaaagggTGAGTCACAATATAAttgagaaaaaatatagaaataatattaatgaaaagattttaaaatttagaGAAATTGTACCGACTTTGCATATTGCTCAAAAGAGAGAATGTGGTGATACGATAGAGGAAAGTGATTATATTAGTTTAGAGGGCCTAGAACCAGCCAGAAAGATGAATAAAGCATCTATACTATCCAAAACCATTGAATATATTCATCATTTGGAAAACAAATCGGCCCTCTTAACCAGCGAAAACAAccaattgaagaaaatgattTATGGTGGATCCCCTGGAAACGCTATTAATCCAAATActgccaataataatatgagTTTGCAAAAACAACAGTTACGATTGTTaagaaacaataatagtaatattaacaCAAGggctaataataacatgTATATACCTGACAATAATACATTAAATACAAAcgacaacaataataccaattCTTTTCAAACTGCAAgcaatataataaataatattccaaTTAATAGTAGTGTTAATAGTATAACCAGTGGTGGTGTTGGCGGCGAGGGGGGCAGCAACATTACGTTTAATAACACACATAGCACTCGTTCAGTTGATTACACTGGGGGAGACCTTAAAACTATTtcaaacaacaataaccaATTTGATGGACCAGGGATgaataatagtaaaagCGCTAACATAAAGAATACTGGTTCTTCTGGACTATCATctgcttcttcttctatgAATAGTTCACCCAATCCAGCATTTCACTCGCCTGTAACTGGGAGATATGCAAATGCATACCCAGAACAATCACCACAGGCACAAACCGGAAACAACGTCAATACTAACagcactaataataataataataataataatagtacgCTAGGGagtaaaattttaatggGTGGAATGGCTATTGCTATGGgtactaatatttttggtgAGAATGGAGATTTCAATAATACAAAGAGTTTATTTGCGTTTCCTATGGTTCAGTATTCTTCAATTGATGGATTTGCCATCAATAGTGGTGATATATCAATTGCGTGTTCCttgttatcttttttcAGAATTGCTTTGTTTGTATACCTTATTTGCAAATTTATTGAACCTCTTGTGTTACGTGCTTTTGTTCCACAAACTTTGGGAGATATTACAGATAAAGCCAATAGTAATTTTATTGTGGGGAATAACAGTTCATTAATATCCTATGAAGATTTCATATCTTTCCAGCATCCATTGAGATCATTACTGAGATTATGGTTCAACAACCAATTCAAATATACCATGAATTCAATTGAATATCTAGAAGCCAACATCGCTAGACTATTTTTATACAGAATGTCTAATATACCCATTCTAAGTACGAATTTCTGTATTGATAGTAGGTGGGACTTATTAGTTAAGTATGTTAGAGAAAGTAAGGTGTCTATTCCAGAATCTTTACAAAATGATTGGTGTaggattaaaaatattttggcCATACCCAGGAATTACTCGATTTATtcaacatttttatattctaaATTGGAAACTAGAGATCATACATCGTTACTATCTTTGGACGAGTTTATCGCTATAGTTAGTGATcattgttttaaaattaggGTGTATGCTGTAACATGTAGACATTTGTCGCAATTATTGGCGTTATCCAAGAAAGCTACAGGCATCATAcgcaaaaataataaaacaaatgaGGATGAATGTGCCAACCCGGTTGTTAAATATACTGATGAGACTGTATCATGTTTATTATTGCCATCAGGTAAGAATATTTATGAATTGCTAAGTCATTTGAAACTAATTgagcaacaacaaattaaagatagtgaaaataaacttGACACGAACAGTGTATTAGTTTTATATTCTAGTATTATACAATTGGATCATAATTTACAGAAAAACAAGCAAAGGAAcctatattttttggaaaaattggTTAATATAACAACGCAGAGTGATTTCCACATTGACCCTATTGGTGCAGCTGCGATTTTCAAAGCATTATACTATAAATTTGATGAAAGTATTActgaacaaaaaataatatttattactgagtatgaaaaaaatatatggtTGGAATTAACACAGATTTTAAGGGTCTGGTTAAATACCGACATTTCATGCgtctttttaaattgtaGGGAGGCtattattgaatatttaGTCAATTTAACTTTTCGGTTGGGAAAAGGTGATGacaaaagttttattagtaTAGTTCATCAAGAGGTGATGGGAAATGATGATTTCATTACAAATGAGAATGATAGTGATACTGAAGATAGAGAAGGTACAATTATAAACAACAGAAAAGATGATGTAGCGAATAATGAAACAATCAGTGTATTTTCTAAGGATGATAAAAATTCGATGGAAAGGGTAAGAATCGAAGGAGACAGTAAGTAA
- the MRPL35 gene encoding mitochondrial 54S ribosomal protein mL38 (similar to Saccharomyces cerevisiae YDR322W | MRPL35 | Mitochondrial Ribosomal Protein Large subunit), whose amino-acid sequence MLRTSTTALNIKRITANTVTKIIKNNNSTLAGGSLSAASTTGIDKNKSVWNDESRPAALKFKKGSKLEKYFFDTNDSTSLPPSLRSAYYKKKYTSPSKLDETFKLCYKILESKVTSPPTTMGDIATEINNPVVHYNFGFHDKIENNPNYIDYNLPIYRYLGLKHWENENGQMLLMQRLETLHVLPDTLPTLDPAPVIDLKLRFPYVNGSNRYVEPGLKLSSKVTMYPPQFKLINYDPNANTEKKYTIVIINPDEPDLVNDSYKTVLHYALSDITLEDYNKNVFSEFENNGSLKKLLDYLPPTPEKNAGDQRFVIWLFEQQDPSREVKLSSNSRDFFDIRTFAKDNNLKAAGAHVWRSGFDQNVNKVREAYSLPKGKVFTRVRVY is encoded by the coding sequence ATGTTAAGAACAAGTACTACtgctttaaatattaaacgTATTACTGCTAATACTGTTACTAagattatcaaaaataataatagtacaCTTGCGGGTGGTTCACTGTCTGCAGCTTCAACCACAggtattgataaaaataagagtGTTTGGAATGATGAATCACGCCCAGCAGCtttgaaatttaaaaaaggttCCAAGTTagaaaagtatttttttgataccAATGATTCTACCTCACTTCCTCCTAGTTTAAGATCTGCATActataaaaagaaatatactTCACCATCCAAGTTAGatgaaacttttaaattatgCTACAAGATATTGGAATCTAAAGTTACTTCACCTCCTACAACAATGGGTGATATTGCTACTGAAATTAATAATCCAGTTGTTCACTATAATTTTGGTTTTCATGACAAAATAGAAAACAATCCTAATTATATTGATTATAATTTGCCCATTTATAGATATTTGGGGTTGAAGCATTGGGAAAACGAAAATGGCCAAATGTTGCTAATGCAAAGGTTAGAAACTTTACATGTTTTACCAGATACTCTACCAACATTAGATCCAGCACCAGTGATTGATTTGAAGTTGAGGTTTCCTTATGTCAATGGTTCCAATAGATATGTTGAACCTGGTTTAAAATTGTCTTCAAAAGTTACTATGTATCCACCACAATTCAAATTGATAAACTATGATCCAAATGCCAATACtgagaaaaaatatactatTGTGATTATTAATCCAGATGAACCCGATTTGGTTAACGATAGTTATAAGACTGTATTACACTATGCACTCAGTGATATTACATTAGAAGATTATAATAAGAATGTATTTTCTGagtttgaaaataatggGAGTTTGAAGAAATTACTTGACTATTTACCACCTACTCCAGAGAAAAATGCTGGTGACCAAAGATTTGTAATTTGGCTGTTTGAACAGCAAGATCCAAGTAGAGAGGTTAAATTATCATCCAATTCTAGAGATTTCTTTGATATTAGGACATTTGCTAAGGATAACAATTTGAAAGCTGCTGGTGCACATGTTTGGAGAAGCGGATTTGATCAAAATGTAAACAAAGTTAGAGAGGCTTATAGCTTACCAAAGGGAAAAGTTTTCACAAGAGTTCGTGTTTATTAA
- the TIM11 gene encoding F1F0 ATP synthase subunit e (similar to Saccharomyces cerevisiae YDR322C-A | TIM11 | Translocase of the Inner Mitochondrial membrane) translates to MSTLNVLRYSFLGLGLLVGLKTDIGLRCQAKKDNELREYQSKVDLIEEAKAAYQKTLPKKKENAVSGFTLDKLEDPNIDFSAVILNSVESLK, encoded by the coding sequence atGTCCACTTTGAATGTTTTAAGATACTCCTTTCTAGGGTTGGGTTTATTAGTAGGTTTAAAAACCGATATTGGATTAAGATGTCAAGCAAAGAAGGATAATGAATTAAGGGAATATCAATCTAAGGTTGACTTAATTGAGGAAGCCAAAGCTGCTTATCAAAAAACTCTACCtaaaaagaaggagaaTGCTGTTTCTGGTTTCACTCTTGATAAATTGGAAGACCCAAACATTGACTTTTCAGCTGTTATTTTGAACTCTGTTGAATctttgaaataa